From Xenopus tropicalis strain Nigerian chromosome 3, UCB_Xtro_10.0, whole genome shotgun sequence, the proteins below share one genomic window:
- the ciao2a gene encoding cytosolic iron-sulfur assembly component 2A, whose amino-acid sequence MELLSGFLSSLRGSSREKAQTRVMDERALEVYDIIRNIRDPEKPNTLEDLDVVSESCVSVQELDEECYLVVIRFTPTVPHCSLATLIGLCLRVKLQRCLSFKHKLEIYISEGTHSTEEDINKQINDKERVSAAMENPNLREIVEQCVTEPD is encoded by the exons ATGGAGTTGCTCTCTGGCTTCTTAAGTTCTCTTCGTGGGTCTTCCAGGGAGAAAGCGCAGACCCGGGTCATGGACGAACGAGCCCTGGAGGTGTATG ATATAATTCGAAATATCCGGGATCCTGAAAAACCAAATACACTAGAAGATTTGGATGTTGTTTCGGAAAGCTGTGTCTCTGTTCAGGAGTTGGATGAGGAATGTTATCTGGTTGTTATCAGATTCACACCTACTGTACCACACTGTTCCCTGGCCACACTTATAG GTCTGTGTCTGCGAGTCAAGCTGCAGAGATGTCTGTCTTTCAAACACAAG CTGGAAATCTATATTTCTGAGGGGACTCACTCTACAGAGGAAGACA TTAATAAACAGATAAACGATAAGGAGCGGGTATCTGCAGCCATGGAGAATCCAAATCTGCGGGAAATTGTGGAGCAGTGTGTCACAGAACCGGACTAG